The genome window GCCGGGGGAATACAGCGGGATCCCAACCAGCGCCGTTTCGGCGACGCGGCCAATGCGCTTGGTGCGCGGTTGGGCGTCAATGGTCAGGGTCGAAGCCACGAGGGCTAGGCTCAAAACAGCCGGGAATAACTTCATAATTCGATTACACGCCTCCTTGCGGCGATTCCAAAGAGTCAGACGCCCCCACCCGCCCTTTTTGTTACACGCGTTTTTCCCGGGCCGGGTATACCCATGCGACATCTCCGCGTTCCTATACGTCGGAATATTCACAGGTACAAAAACTCATGGCAGCTTCTGTAACAACTTCACAATGGGACACCGAGGTTCTTAACTCGGACGTCCCCGTTCTTGTCGACTTTTGGGCTACCTGGTGTGGTCCGTGCCGCATGATTGGCCCCAGCATTGACGAGCTTTCCAGCGAGTACGCGGGCAAGGCCAAGGTGCTTAAGCTCAACGTGGACGAGGAAGGCGATATCGGCGCAAAGTATGGCGTCATGAGCATTCCCGCTCTGCTCGTGTTCAAGGGCGGCCAACTGGTCGAACAGAATGTCGGCGCGATGCCGAAGCCGCAAATCGCGGCCATGCTCGACCGCCACATCTAAGTCCCACAAAAAGAATGCCCCGGCGAACCACTGCCGGGGCATTGTTGCGTTAGCCGCTAGGGCCTTAACGCTTCATGTTGATCAGGTCTTGCAGCATTTCGTCGACCGTGGTGACAACCCGCGTGTTGGCTTGGAAGCCACGCTGCGTGATGATCAGGTCGGTGAACTCGTTCCCGATGTCCACGTTCGATTGCTCAAGGAAGCCCGAGTTGACGACCCCGCGACCACCCGAGCGCGGCGTTCCGACGACGGGGATGCCCGAGTTGTCGGTGTTGCGCCACAGGTTGCTGCCTTGGCGTTCCAGACCGCCCGGGTTAGGGAAGATCGCCATGGCGATGTTGCCCAGCGAGCGGGTCAGACCGTTGGTGAAGAGACCGGTCACGACGCCGTCGGTGCTAACCGAGAAGCTCGAGAGCGATCCGGGCGGGAAGCCATCTTGCTCGTCCAGATTCACCTGCGATTCGGGAGCGGTAGCGGAGCCGGTTTTCAGCTGAGTGACCTTGCTCATGTCAAGCGAGAACGGAAAGTCCAGCGAGTTGCCCGGCGTCGGCACAGTGACGGTGCGGATCGCGTCGCCATTCAGCACGTTCCCGTTGACGTCAAAGTCAAGCGCGGCCCCTTCGGGTGAAGCGCCATCTGACTGCGCGATTTCCACACCGTTGCCGTCCATGACGCGCCATTGCCATCGCGAGTTGACGCCCGGAGCTGCCGGAGTAAACGGCGCTTCTTGACGATTGAAGAACTCGACGCTGACATCGTGGCTCCCGCCTTGGCCGTCAAACACGCGGAACTT of Chthonomonas sp. contains these proteins:
- the trxA gene encoding thioredoxin — protein: MAASVTTSQWDTEVLNSDVPVLVDFWATWCGPCRMIGPSIDELSSEYAGKAKVLKLNVDEEGDIGAKYGVMSIPALLVFKGGQLVEQNVGAMPKPQIAAMLDRHI
- a CDS encoding flagellar hook protein FlgE — protein: MLAGVASIKAQQTRMNIIGNNVANVNTTAYKGSRVTFQDMLAQTIRGAGRPTGSLGGTNPIQFGLGVLVAGTDVNNEQGSLNATNRPTDLAIQGNGYFMTGDGSRVAYTRDGAFDLDSNGDMVHRATGERVLGWDFIRQGSQSTSIPIDASSRVNIPIGRLNAVQATTKSALAGNLSGYHAVGSDPRTAPGVADWTTKFRVFDGQGGSHDVSVEFFNRQEAPFTPAAPGVNSRWQWRVMDGNGVEIAQSDGASPEGAALDFDVNGNVLNGDAIRTVTVPTPGNSLDFPFSLDMSKVTQLKTGSATAPESQVNLDEQDGFPPGSLSSFSVSTDGVVTGLFTNGLTRSLGNIAMAIFPNPGGLERQGSNLWRNTDNSGIPVVGTPRSGGRGVVNSGFLEQSNVDIGNEFTDLIITQRGFQANTRVVTTVDEMLQDLINMKR